The following coding sequences are from one Gossypium raimondii isolate GPD5lz chromosome 4, ASM2569854v1, whole genome shotgun sequence window:
- the LOC105780936 gene encoding protein LAZY 1 isoform X2, giving the protein MKLLGWMQHKLRPSNIEPFKDFTIGNYCTCLLAHSSLSDHQGYEYGSRYSTLSQQEIENSFREFKGKGGEDNFGDETSSVISELFQGFLTIGTLGSQQIMSEPETPTFKVSLDNITEDETEVTENDLKLINDELGRFLEAEAEEHGSNESSGRNSQVSTITLSGKAIQAAASVEECGKTILCPLQGYLFGSSVELPEPRFEVKKEKASLAELFYRTKVAEEYNNNPMEKSGKEDTQTKQTTKPAKHLIKKIIKKFHASSGKEETNSFSTKKKLQKVIKLFHRKIHPENSIAERESKMNNAPYSDNDYTGGDNMRFPQGSRSKAGLGNNKKKTISKLPQYGLTGCTAATENGEHWIKTDADYLVLEL; this is encoded by the exons ATGAAG TTACTAGGGTGGATGCAGCATAAGTTACGTCCAAGTAATATTGAACCTTTCAAGGATTTCACAATCG GGAACTATTGTACCTGTCTTTTAGCTCACTCATCTCTCAGTGATCATCAAGGCTATGAATATGGATCCAGATATTCAACCCTGTCCCAACAGGAAATCGAAAACTCCTTCAGAGAATTCAAAGGCAAGGGAGGAGAAGATAACTTTGGAGATGAAACATCCAGTGTTATCTCGGAGCTATTCCAGGGGTTTCTCACCATTGGAACTCTGGGATCCCAACAAATTATGAGCGAGCCTGAAACGCCGACATTCAAAGTGTCTTTGGATAACATAACCGAGGATGAAACAGAGGTGACAGAAAATGATTTGAAGCTCATCAACGATGAACTGGGGAGATTCCTTGAAGCTGAAGCTGAAGAACATGGATCCAATGAATCATCAGGAAGGAACAGTCAGGTTAGCACGATCACACTCAGTGGTAAGGCAATACAAGCAGCAGCCAGTGTTGAAGAATGTGGGAAGACAATCCTATGTCCACTCCAAGGATATCTGTTTGGGTCATCAGTTGAACTTCCAGAACCAAGATTCGAGGTGAAGAAGGAAAAGGCATCACTTGCAGAACTGTTCTACAGGACAAAAGTAGCAGAAGAGTATAATAATAATCCCATGGAAAAAAGTGGGAAAGAGGACACCCAGACCAAGCAAACCACTAAACCTGCCAAACATCTCATcaagaaaattatcaaaaagtTTCATGCTTCTTCAGGGAAAGAAGAAACTAATTCCttttcaacaaagaaaaagCTCCAAAAG GTCATAAAACTGTTCCACAGAAAAATCCACCCTGAAAACTCTATAGCTGAAAGAGAGTCTAAGATGAATAATGCTCCTTATAGTGACAATGACTATACTGGTGGAGACAACATGCGGTTTCCTCAGGGATCAAGATCTAAGGCAGGATTAGGAAACAACAAGAAGAAGACCATCTCTAAACTGCCTCAATACGGGCTTACTGGCTGTACTGCTGCAACTGAAAATGGGGAGCACTGGATTAAAACAGATGCAGACT ATTTGGTGTTGGAGCTGTAG
- the LOC105780936 gene encoding protein LAZY 1 isoform X1, with amino-acid sequence MKLLGWMQHKLRPSNIEPFKDFTIGNYCTCLLAHSSLSDHQGYEYGSRYSTLSQQEIENSFREFKGKGGEDNFGDETSSVISELFQGFLTIGTLGSQQIMSEPETPTFKVSLDNITEDETEVTENDLKLINDELGRFLEAEAEEHGSNESSGRNSQVSTITLSGKAIQAAASVEECGKTILCPLQGYLFGSSVELPEPRFEVKKEKASLAELFYRTKVAEEYNNNPMEKSGKEDTQTKQTTKPAKHLIKKIIKKFHASSGKEETNSFSTKKKLQKVIKLFHRKIHPENSIAERESKMNNAPYSDNDYTGGDNMRFPQGSRSKAGLGNNKKKTISKLPQYGLTGCTAATENGEHWIKTDADCKYNAHTTK; translated from the exons ATGAAG TTACTAGGGTGGATGCAGCATAAGTTACGTCCAAGTAATATTGAACCTTTCAAGGATTTCACAATCG GGAACTATTGTACCTGTCTTTTAGCTCACTCATCTCTCAGTGATCATCAAGGCTATGAATATGGATCCAGATATTCAACCCTGTCCCAACAGGAAATCGAAAACTCCTTCAGAGAATTCAAAGGCAAGGGAGGAGAAGATAACTTTGGAGATGAAACATCCAGTGTTATCTCGGAGCTATTCCAGGGGTTTCTCACCATTGGAACTCTGGGATCCCAACAAATTATGAGCGAGCCTGAAACGCCGACATTCAAAGTGTCTTTGGATAACATAACCGAGGATGAAACAGAGGTGACAGAAAATGATTTGAAGCTCATCAACGATGAACTGGGGAGATTCCTTGAAGCTGAAGCTGAAGAACATGGATCCAATGAATCATCAGGAAGGAACAGTCAGGTTAGCACGATCACACTCAGTGGTAAGGCAATACAAGCAGCAGCCAGTGTTGAAGAATGTGGGAAGACAATCCTATGTCCACTCCAAGGATATCTGTTTGGGTCATCAGTTGAACTTCCAGAACCAAGATTCGAGGTGAAGAAGGAAAAGGCATCACTTGCAGAACTGTTCTACAGGACAAAAGTAGCAGAAGAGTATAATAATAATCCCATGGAAAAAAGTGGGAAAGAGGACACCCAGACCAAGCAAACCACTAAACCTGCCAAACATCTCATcaagaaaattatcaaaaagtTTCATGCTTCTTCAGGGAAAGAAGAAACTAATTCCttttcaacaaagaaaaagCTCCAAAAG GTCATAAAACTGTTCCACAGAAAAATCCACCCTGAAAACTCTATAGCTGAAAGAGAGTCTAAGATGAATAATGCTCCTTATAGTGACAATGACTATACTGGTGGAGACAACATGCGGTTTCCTCAGGGATCAAGATCTAAGGCAGGATTAGGAAACAACAAGAAGAAGACCATCTCTAAACTGCCTCAATACGGGCTTACTGGCTGTACTGCTGCAACTGAAAATGGGGAGCACTGGATTAAAACAGATGCAGACTGTAAGTACAATGCACACACCACAAAGTAA